CCCCCGCTTCCATGGAGGTACCTTCGCCCGGCCCGAAGATATAGTCGTCGCCGCGCCTGATTGCTATCACGAACATCCCGCTGTTGGTGCTGAGGGATACCTCGCCGAACGTCTTGCCCGCAAGGACGGAATCGTCTGCGATCTTCGCAAGGCACATGGTCGTGTCGGAATCCCTTATGGACATCGCGAGCACGGGATGCTCTCCGAGTCCCCTTATGACGACGTCCGCGATCGACTCGGCGGCCCCGGCGATCCCCATTATGGAATCCATGAGCCTTATGGTGACGACGGCCCTCGCCACTTCGTCCGGCATGGCCTTCCCGGCCTGTGCGATCTCGTCCTGTATCCTCTCGGAAAGGCTCTCGAGATTGTCGGAAAGGGCGATGACCTCCTCGGCGATCTCCGTGTTGTCATAGAGCAGGGACGAATATGCCAGATCGATCATCATCTCCGAAGTGTCCTTCAGCTCCATGAGCATGGAGGCGATCTTGCTCATCATTCCTCGTCACCCTCCCCTCTGATCTCCTCGGAGAGCTCCTCCTCGTTCTGGAGGTCCTCCTCCGCCTCGTCCTCGATGACATCGTCCGGGACGATCTCCTCGAACTCCCATTCCTTCCTTCCGGCCGCATACTCGACCAGGAGGTCGGCCCCGTCGTCGGTCCCGCGGACTATTATGACGTCGTTGGCCCTGAGTTTCATTTCGTCCTCGGGGTCGTACGTCCATCCGCGGCGGTTCTTGATGGCGATGATCTTGCACCCGGTGCTGGCCTCGATCTGCAGCCTGCCGATGGTGTTCCCGACCATGGACGAGTCCGAGCTTATCTTGATCATCCTGATCTTCTCGTCGGCCTCCGAGAGCATCTCGGTGATGAAAGGCCTCTTCTCTGGAGGGAACCTGAGGAGGCTGACGATGTCGGACGCCGCATCGGAGATCCTGTCGGCCGCGGAAGCGACCTCGAGGATACCTGAGAGCTGCCTCGCATCCTCCCTGGTCCTGCTGGACAGGAGGACCTTGTACCGGGTGGCGAACTTCAGATCGTCCATGTCGTCCTCCAGTCCGCGGACCTTCTCGGCCATGGTGGAGCTGTTGTACATGAGGGATGCGTAGGCGAGGTCGATTATGACCTCGGACGTGTCCTTCATCTCGGTCAAAAGTTCGCGCACGGTCATATCGACGTGCTTCAGATCGGAAATATCATCTTGGTCGCTGCTGGGCAACTCCGTTCACCCTAATCCAATAGGCATTTATTGATTCCATTACGCACAATCAGTATTTGATAGTCACTACATCTTCCATTTATAAGAGGAATGATTTGTCCGTCATTGATAATCGATGGGCTGAGGGGGTGTTTTTCTGTCGGGGATACAGAACAGGACGGGCAAATTCATACAGCGTTATTCTTCCGCGATAACGATGGGTCTCACCGCACTCGTCATAGCCGGTACCGCCGACCTCTTCGCCGGACTCCTCCTGGACCAGATGGAGGATTACCTCCTGACCATAACCGGGATGATGGTCCTCATCTACTCCGCCATCGGCATGCGCGGGAACATATTCGGCGCCATGGGGAGCAGGATCGGGACCGCCATGAACATCGGTACGTTCGAGATGAGTCTGAAACGCGGGACCGTCCTCCGCGCCAACTTCGACTCGGCCATCGCGCTCACCCTCGTAATGAGCGTCGCCATGGGTGTGACCACATGGGCGGTGGCCCTCGTGTTCTTCGGAGGAAAAGCGGACGTCTGGGACCTTGTGTTCATCTCCACCGTAGGGGGATTCCTGGCCGGTCTCATCGTCCTCGGTTTCAACATCCTCATCGCCTATGCGGGCAGCAAGAGGGGATGGGACGTCGACAACATCTCCGCACCGCTGATAGCGGCCATCGGCGACATAGTCACCATGCCGATGATATTCTTGTCCACCTGGGTCTTCTTCAAGATGGACGATCTGTCCTTCGGCGACGAGCTCGTGATGTTCCTGTCGGCCGCCATCGTCATCCTCACCGCCGTCGACGTGGCCGTCCTCCTCGTCAGGAAGACCTCCAAGAGGAACTTCTCCGGAGAGGCCAAAAGGATCTTCAAACAGTCCCTCCCCGTCCTGATGGTATGCCTGGTGTTCGAGATAGGGGCGGGGATAGTCATACAGGACGAGCAGGAATCGCTCATAGCGTACAGCGTCCTGATGATCATGCTGCCGGCCTTCCTGAACCAGGGGAACGCACTGTCAGGCATGCTCACGTCCAGACTGTCCTCGGCCATCCACCTGGGTACCCTGAGGGCCAAATGGAGTCCCAGAGGGGCGTCCAACGACTTCCTCATGATATACATCTGCGCCATGATCACCTTCCTCTACATCGGGATCATCTCCTACGGGGCATGCATACTGTTCAACGGCAGCAGCAACATATCGTTCGTCGACTCCCTGGCCATAATCATGGTGGCCGGATTCCTCGCCACCACCATACTCAGCCTCCTCTCATACTACGTCGCCATAGCCGCGACCAAATTCGGTCTGGACCCCGACGACCATTCCATCCCCATCACCTCCTCGGTGATGGACCTCCTCGGCTCCATGGTGCTCGTGGGAGTCATCGCACTGTTCATCTGAGTCTTTTAGAACGCGTGCGCGATTGTTCCCTATAAATAGGGGCAACTGTTACGGTAGCGCAGGTAAATCCATGATCAGCAGAGACGAAGTGCTTGCCAATCTGGGACGCTACGACCAGAAGAAGGCCAGGATCGGAGTCCTCGCCTCCCACTCTGCCCTCGACACCTGCGACGGTGCCACCTCCGAGGGTTTCAACACCCTAGCCGTATGTCAGAAAGGCAGGGAGAAGACATTCAACAACTACTTCAGGACCCAGAGGGACGCCTCCGGGAACCCCGTCAGGGGCGTCGTCGACGACACCCTGATCCTCGACAGGTTCTCCGACGTCCTCCTGCCGCAGAACCAGGAGTACCTGATGAACACCAACACCCTGTGGGTGCCCAACAGGTCCTTCACCTCCTACTGCAGCATCGACCAGGTGGAGAACGACTTCAAGGTCCCCATGGTCGGCAGCAGGAACCTCCTCAGGTCCGAGGAGAGGGGCGGCCCCCAGGACTACTACTGGCTCCTCGAGAAGGCCAACCTCCCCTACCCCAAGAAGATCGAGAAACCCGAGGACATCGACGGACTGACCATAATCAAGGTCCACCACCATGTCAAGAAGCTCGAGAGGGGATTCTTCACCGCCAAGGACTACGACCAATACGTGGAGAAATCCCAGGAGCTGATCAGGCAGGGGGTCCTCGACGAGGACTTCGAGAAACACGCCAGGATGGAGCAGTACATCATCGGTCCCGTCTTCAACCTCGACTTCTTCTACGACCCGCTCGAGGAGAAGGGGGAGAAGGTGGAGCTCCTCGGTATCGACTGGAGGTTCGAGTCCTCCCTCGACGGCTACGTCAGGCTCCCCGCCAAACAGCAGGTGGAACTGGAGCAGGACGGCATCATCCCCGAGTACACCGTATGCGGACACAACTCCGCCACCCTCAGGGAGTCCCTTCTCGACAAGGCGTTCGAGATGGCCGAGAAATACGTGAAGGCCACGCAGCAGTACTACAAGCCCGGGATCATCGGACCGTTCTGCCTGCAGACCTGCGTCGACAAAGACCTGAACTTCTACATCTACGACGTCGCCCCCAGGATCGGAGGCGGCACCAACGTCCACATGTCCGTCGGACACCCGTACGGAAACACCCTGTGGAGGACCAACATGAGCACCGGAAGGAGGCTCTCCATGGAGGTCAGGAAGGCCATAGAGCAGGAACGCCTCGAGGAGATCATCACATGATGTCCGGAAAGAAGGGGATCGTGTTCCTCCTGGCGGCCCTTATGGCCCTCGTGACCGCCTCCGCGGTCGTCTCCGACGGCTCCGATGCGTCGCCCGGCATGGCGACCGGCAGCGCAGGGGAATTCAAGGACGGGAAGGACGGCACCATAACGTTCCTGGTGAACAACGATACGGGCGGAGAGATAGAGGCCACGTTCAAGGTGTACGTCGATATCGCCTACGGTGACATAACCGAGAGCACCGCGGCGAATGTGACGATGACCCAGACGCTCGCAGACGGTCAGAACACCGTGAAGATCAGTTTCTCCATGGGCGACGGCGACCACACCGTGACCGTGACGGCATCGTCGGACGATGCGACGTTCGATGCAGGTGCGAACCACTTCACCCTCAACATCTCTGTGGCCAAATCCATCTGGTCCAACGTCACCACGTATCTGGCACTGATCGCGATCGTCCTGATCGTCGTCATCGCGGCGTTCTACTACATCCGCACCAAGCCCAAGGCGGCACCTTCCACCACCTTCACCGAGTTGGAGGAGAAGAAGAAGGCGGAGAAGCCCGAAGAACCCGCCAGAAAGAGCGTCGGAACCGAGAGGAGAAGGTACAACAGCAAAGCCAACGACTCCGCGGCGAAGACCGAGGAATCCAAACCCGCCCCCGTACAGGTCGAGGAGAAGAAGAAGGCCGCTTCCTTCACCGAACTGGAAGAGGAGAAGAAGACCTCCAAGCCGTCCGACTCTTCCAAGAAAATCAAATACGTCTCCTCCAGAAGGAAGTGACGTCTTCCGGCCCCCGGAAGGGGGCCTCTTTTTCACACAATCTCTTCCAAAGAATCATCTGGCCTACCGAAATTTATATTTATACATGCATAAGTGAATGCCAACCATGGCTGAATCTTTCAAAATTCAGTTCCTGGAGTCTCTGTCTGCTCTGATCGTGTCCGCATTCGGACTGGTCGCAGCTCTCGCATGGAATGAGACCATCAAACAGGCCATCGCCGCGATCTTCGAATCCGAGGATGACCTTCTGGGTCTCACCATCTACGCTCTGCTCGTCACCGTCATCGCGGTCGCCGCGACGATGCTGATCACCAGGGCCACCGAGAAGGCAAAGGCCGCACTGGAACATGCCGGCAAGAAGAAAGAGGAGTGAATACACCTCCGTCTTCACAAACCACTTACCCTTTTTAAAAAATAATATGCCAGATGTCCCGGACGGCACATGCGGGACGATAGTCGCACAGTACCGGATCCGACATTACAGTTTGAGTTTCGGATCCTTCAGGTCCATAAGGGCCACCATGCGGCGGTCCATGAAGAAACCGATCTTCTTGTGGAGCATGATGGAAGGGGCGTTGTCCGGCGAGATCATGCTGTGGGCTACGTCCGCACCCTGCGCCTGTCCGGCACGAAGGGTCTCCCTGAGAAGCCTGTAGCCGATCTCGTTCCTCCGGACAAGCGGGTCGACGGCCATGTTCTCTATCCACACCAGATTGTCGCAGTCCGCCACATGGTGGAGCATCTGGGCGAATATGAATCCGTAGATCTCCCCGTCCTCCTCGGCAACGAAGCTTAGCCCGCTGTCGAGGTAGGGACGGAAATGTTTGGGGCTGCTGGCCCCGAGGTTGTCCTTCCACTCCTGCGGAAGGTCGTCCCATTTGTTCTCGATGGTCTCCTGGAAGTACTCCTTTATGCAGGAGATCTCCAGTTCGCGGACCTTCCTGAGGTCCTTGAGTTTCATGGGACGGAATTCCATCACATCGCCTCGGGAGCACCCATTCCGAGGCACCAGAGGACGTTGCCGAGGACGTACTTGGTGCACTCGACGAGGGTGAGCCTCGCATCCCTGTTGGAACCGGCCTGCAGGACCGGCACCTGGGCATAGAACTGGTTGAAGGCCGCCGCGACCTCGTGACCGTAGGCCGGCATCATGTTGACCCTCTTGGTGGCGTCGATGTCGGCGAGGACGGACTCGAACTTGGAAAGGGTCTTGGCCAGTTTTATCTCGTATTCGTCGGTGAGCTTGGAACCGTCCGTGTCCCTCTTGAAATCCCCGGCCTTCCTCAGGATGCTGCACGAACGTGCGTAGACATACTGGAGATACGGTCCGGAATTGCCGTCGAAACTGAGGGCGTCCTCCCACTTGAAGACGAGCTGCTTGTCGGCACCGACACGTACGATGTTGTATCTGACCGCTCCGACACCGATGTCCTTGGCGATCCTCATGATCTCCTCCTCGGACATGTCTTTGCACTTGTTACCCTCTTTGATCGCCTTGAGGGCCCTGTCCGTGGCCTCGTCTATCAGGTCGTCGAGATATACGACGACCCCCTTCCTGGTGGACATCCTGCCCTCCGGAAGGGAGACGAATGCATAGAACAGAGGTTCGGGCTTCTTCTCCTCCCCCATGATCTGCAGGGCGGAAACGAGCTGCTGGGAACCCAGCTTCTGGTCTTCGCCCAGGACGTCTATGACCCTGTCGGAACGGGTGAACTTGTCCTCGTGGTAGGCGAGGTCCCTGGTCGTATAAAGGGTGGTGCCGTCGGAACGGGTGAATGTGAATTTGGTGTTCTTCCCGTGGATGCCGAAGTCCTTGAGGTCGACGTACCATGCGCCGTCCTCCTCCTGGCCGGCATACTTGCTGGCCTTGAGCTTCTCGACGATGTCTTTGGCGGCACCGTTCTTTATGAACGTGGACTCCCAGGTGTATCTGTCGAGGGAGACGTTGATGTCCGCGAGGGTGGCGTTTATACCGCTCAGCATCGTCTCCGCCACATTCTTCACATAGTCTATGGTCTCGGCGTCGCCCGCCTCGAACTTCCTGAGCATCTGGGCGATCTCCTCCTCCATAGGGGCGTTGTTGTGGATCTTCTTGGTGGCGACCCTGTAGTTGTAGACGAGCCTGTGATCCACCTTCGGATTGTCGTCCGCCTTCTCGGTCTCCTCGATCTCCTTCTGGACCTCCTCGGGGGTCACATTGGCCACTCCCCAGGACATCATGACCACCTGCTTCCCTACGTCGTTGACATAGTATTCGGTGGTCACATCGTGTCCGCGCATGCGCAGGCATCTGGCCAAGGTGTCCCCGATGATAGGGTTCCTGGCCCTTCCGACGTGCACGGGACCGGTGGGGTTGGTGGACGTGTGTTCCACGTTGACCCTTATGCCGGTCTTCGGGGACTTTCCGAAATCCTCCTTCCTGGAACTGATCTCCTCCAGGACGTCGTTCACGACGGCCTCGCTGTCGGCTGTGAAGTTCAGATAGCCGTTCAGGGCGGAGAGGGAGGATATGAGGCCGCAGGGGGTCTCGATCTTCTCCGCGATCTTCTCCGCGATGGCCACCGGCGGCATCCTGAGGGCTTTCGACAATGTGAAACAGGGTATGGCGAGGTCCGCGTTGTCGGGGACCTCCTTGACGAGTTTCAGATCGGCGGGGGCTCCCATGTCGGCCAAGGCCGAGCGCACCGCCTGTTCGCATTCCTTCTCGAACTGTTCCTGTACTTTCATTGGAATCACTCGACCCTGTATCTGAGCAGGGCGGCTATACCTCCGAAGGCCCTGAGGAGCATCTCCCCCTCTTCCGAGTCCCCGGATATGAGCTGCATGCTCGAGTTGTACGCCTCGGACATCTCGAAGAAGTCGTCGACGAGGTCCATGCTGCTCACGACCTTCGCATTGGACCCGCACTCGGGACATTTGACATCGGCGTCCGGATCGTCCACCGTCATATCGAACTGGTGACCGTTGGGACACTGGCACTTCGCACGGTATTTCCTCAGCTCGCTGGAGATGAGGAACGTGTCGACGGCTCCCAACTCGGCCACATGGCGGACCATGTCCTCTCCGTATGCGGAGAGTCCTCCGTCCGTCTTCCTGATCTCCCTGAACAGCCTCTGGACCATCTCCTTCTCGGAGGTTATCTGCATATCCACGATGGCGCCCTGGGCCGCATCGACCAACTCCTTCAGTCCGGACTCGTCGGTGTACCCGGTGTCGAAGAAGGGCTTCACGACCTTCTTCATGAGCTCGTGGTGGAGGTAGTTGTTGTTGATGAAGAACTCCTTGGTCATACCGGGGCCTCCGACCAGGATCCCCTCCATGTCCAGGATGTCGTCGAGGAAACAGGTGGTGCACGAGTCCGCCACCTTCTTGAAGAACTCGTGGGCCGCGATCTCGATAAGCCTCTCGAAACGGACGGACGACTGTCCTCCCTGGTGGTGTTTCGAGGGGACCAGGGAATCGAAGTGCTTCAGCACCTTGATCCTCGTACCGGCCAGCATTCCGATGGTGGCCTCCTTCCTGTCGATGACGATGAGTCCGTAGTACCTCTTGTCGACCAACATGCCGTCCAGCGGCTCCGTGAAGAAGGAGGAGTCACACCTGTAGAGGAATGCGGTGATGGATTCCGGCGGCTGGATCACATACTGCACCATCTTGGTCTGGTCTCCCGCACGGGGGACCTCTCCGCAGAATATGACCACGCCGTTCTCCGGCACTTTGTTGAACGTCTTCAGACGGGCGGCGATGGATTCGATCGCACCGGTGACGTTCTTCATGGTGGTCTTCGATTTGATATTAGATGCCTGGGACTGCTCGTCCCTCAGGTAAGCCATTACGTCGGAGATCAGCTTACCGTACGGAATGTACACCGAGATCAGCTCGGTGCCTTTTCCTCGATAGTTCTTGATCTC
The nucleotide sequence above comes from Candidatus Methanomethylophilus alvi Mx1201. Encoded proteins:
- a CDS encoding potassium channel family protein, translated to MMSKIASMLMELKDTSEMMIDLAYSSLLYDNTEIAEEVIALSDNLESLSERIQDEIAQAGKAMPDEVARAVVTIRLMDSIMGIAGAAESIADVVIRGLGEHPVLAMSIRDSDTTMCLAKIADDSVLAGKTFGEVSLSTNSGMFVIAIRRGDDYIFGPGEGTSMEAGDILIARGPDEGVAYFKDLADGTEKSL
- a CDS encoding magnesium transporter; the encoded protein is MGLTALVIAGTADLFAGLLLDQMEDYLLTITGMMVLIYSAIGMRGNIFGAMGSRIGTAMNIGTFEMSLKRGTVLRANFDSAIALTLVMSVAMGVTTWAVALVFFGGKADVWDLVFISTVGGFLAGLIVLGFNILIAYAGSKRGWDVDNISAPLIAAIGDIVTMPMIFLSTWVFFKMDDLSFGDELVMFLSAAIVILTAVDVAVLLVRKTSKRNFSGEAKRIFKQSLPVLMVCLVFEIGAGIVIQDEQESLIAYSVLMIMLPAFLNQGNALSGMLTSRLSSAIHLGTLRAKWSPRGASNDFLMIYICAMITFLYIGIISYGACILFNGSSNISFVDSLAIIMVAGFLATTILSLLSYYVAIAATKFGLDPDDHSIPITSSVMDLLGSMVLVGVIALFI
- a CDS encoding formate--phosphoribosylaminoimidazolecarboxamide ligase family protein; this translates as MISRDEVLANLGRYDQKKARIGVLASHSALDTCDGATSEGFNTLAVCQKGREKTFNNYFRTQRDASGNPVRGVVDDTLILDRFSDVLLPQNQEYLMNTNTLWVPNRSFTSYCSIDQVENDFKVPMVGSRNLLRSEERGGPQDYYWLLEKANLPYPKKIEKPEDIDGLTIIKVHHHVKKLERGFFTAKDYDQYVEKSQELIRQGVLDEDFEKHARMEQYIIGPVFNLDFFYDPLEEKGEKVELLGIDWRFESSLDGYVRLPAKQQVELEQDGIIPEYTVCGHNSATLRESLLDKAFEMAEKYVKATQQYYKPGIIGPFCLQTCVDKDLNFYIYDVAPRIGGGTNVHMSVGHPYGNTLWRTNMSTGRRLSMEVRKAIEQERLEEIIT
- the argS gene encoding arginine--tRNA ligase; this translates as MKVQEQFEKECEQAVRSALADMGAPADLKLVKEVPDNADLAIPCFTLSKALRMPPVAIAEKIAEKIETPCGLISSLSALNGYLNFTADSEAVVNDVLEEISSRKEDFGKSPKTGIRVNVEHTSTNPTGPVHVGRARNPIIGDTLARCLRMRGHDVTTEYYVNDVGKQVVMMSWGVANVTPEEVQKEIEETEKADDNPKVDHRLVYNYRVATKKIHNNAPMEEEIAQMLRKFEAGDAETIDYVKNVAETMLSGINATLADINVSLDRYTWESTFIKNGAAKDIVEKLKASKYAGQEEDGAWYVDLKDFGIHGKNTKFTFTRSDGTTLYTTRDLAYHEDKFTRSDRVIDVLGEDQKLGSQQLVSALQIMGEEKKPEPLFYAFVSLPEGRMSTRKGVVVYLDDLIDEATDRALKAIKEGNKCKDMSEEEIMRIAKDIGVGAVRYNIVRVGADKQLVFKWEDALSFDGNSGPYLQYVYARSCSILRKAGDFKRDTDGSKLTDEYEIKLAKTLSKFESVLADIDATKRVNMMPAYGHEVAAAFNQFYAQVPVLQAGSNRDARLTLVECTKYVLGNVLWCLGMGAPEAM
- a CDS encoding COG1361 family protein; translated protein: MMSGKKGIVFLLAALMALVTASAVVSDGSDASPGMATGSAGEFKDGKDGTITFLVNNDTGGEIEATFKVYVDIAYGDITESTAANVTMTQTLADGQNTVKISFSMGDGDHTVTVTASSDDATFDAGANHFTLNISVAKSIWSNVTTYLALIAIVLIVVIAAFYYIRTKPKAAPSTTFTELEEKKKAEKPEEPARKSVGTERRRYNSKANDSAAKTEESKPAPVQVEEKKKAASFTELEEEKKTSKPSDSSKKIKYVSSRRK
- a CDS encoding potassium channel family protein encodes the protein MTVRELLTEMKDTSEVIIDLAYASLMYNSSTMAEKVRGLEDDMDDLKFATRYKVLLSSRTREDARQLSGILEVASAADRISDAASDIVSLLRFPPEKRPFITEMLSEADEKIRMIKISSDSSMVGNTIGRLQIEASTGCKIIAIKNRRGWTYDPEDEMKLRANDVIIVRGTDDGADLLVEYAAGRKEWEFEEIVPDDVIEDEAEEDLQNEEELSEEIRGEGDEE
- a CDS encoding GNAT family N-acetyltransferase, which gives rise to MEFRPMKLKDLRKVRELEISCIKEYFQETIENKWDDLPQEWKDNLGASSPKHFRPYLDSGLSFVAEEDGEIYGFIFAQMLHHVADCDNLVWIENMAVDPLVRRNEIGYRLLRETLRAGQAQGADVAHSMISPDNAPSIMLHKKIGFFMDRRMVALMDLKDPKLKL
- a CDS encoding DUF5654 family protein produces the protein MAESFKIQFLESLSALIVSAFGLVAALAWNETIKQAIAAIFESEDDLLGLTIYALLVTVIAVAATMLITRATEKAKAALEHAGKKKEE
- the prf1 gene encoding peptide chain release factor aRF-1, with the translated sequence MANDNSVSRARYDFKKAMEEIKNYRGKGTELISVYIPYGKLISDVMAYLRDEQSQASNIKSKTTMKNVTGAIESIAARLKTFNKVPENGVVIFCGEVPRAGDQTKMVQYVIQPPESITAFLYRCDSSFFTEPLDGMLVDKRYYGLIVIDRKEATIGMLAGTRIKVLKHFDSLVPSKHHQGGQSSVRFERLIEIAAHEFFKKVADSCTTCFLDDILDMEGILVGGPGMTKEFFINNNYLHHELMKKVVKPFFDTGYTDESGLKELVDAAQGAIVDMQITSEKEMVQRLFREIRKTDGGLSAYGEDMVRHVAELGAVDTFLISSELRKYRAKCQCPNGHQFDMTVDDPDADVKCPECGSNAKVVSSMDLVDDFFEMSEAYNSSMQLISGDSEEGEMLLRAFGGIAALLRYRVE